A genomic region of Megalobrama amblycephala isolate DHTTF-2021 linkage group LG6, ASM1881202v1, whole genome shotgun sequence contains the following coding sequences:
- the klhl23 gene encoding kelch-like protein 23 yields the protein MSGKGHSGYSYEFCDASHSSEVLEALHEFHSSGLFTDITLQSSSGQLFHCHKAVLSARSSYFKVMFTLDMRERLNDTINLPCIDGEILGALVTYVYTSKISITQSNVQSLLEAADLLQFSSLKKACENFLIRLLDVDNCLGMHSFAELHVCSALERAALRIILSRFEELTLQEEFLEVDFQKLMVILATENLNVWKDATLLDAVVKWVAHDASSRINHLKELLNCIHLDMNDVYLKTALDLRKRCSESKLRSLILTSLKPSKGFLHCCKKLTCSLYVIGGYYWHPLCEVHMWDPVSNTWVKGKDMPDFARESYSVALLGPDIYVTGGYRTETVDALETVWIYNTDLDEWTEGCPMITARYYHCSVALRGCIYVIGGYTAGAPTRETEFYDPLKKIWFPVAEMIQGVGNATSCVVNDRIYVTGGHYGYRGTCTYEKIQTYRPDINEWSITTICPHPEYGLCSVSLNNKLYLVGGQTTITDCYDPEQNEWRQMCAMKERRMECGSAVINGCIYVAGGYSYSKGTYLQSIERYDPEIDCWEIVGNLPSAARSHGCVCVFSV from the exons ATGTCAGGAAAAGGTCACAGCGGTTACTCATACGAGTTCTGCGATGCCTCTCATTCATCAGAAGTGCTggaagctcttcacgagttccacAGCAGCGGTCTGTTCACGGACATCACCCTGCAGTCTTCATCCGGACAGCTCTTCCACTGCCACAAGGCTGTCCTATCAGCCCGCAGCTCCTACTTCAAGGTAATGTTCACCTTAGACATGAGAGAACGTTTGAATGACACTATCAACCTACCTTGCATAGACGGGGAGATTCTGGGTGCTTTGGTGACCTACGTCTACACTTCAAAGATCAGCATAACCCAGAGCAACGTTCAGAGTCTTCTGGAGGCCGCAGACCTGCTGCAGTTCAGCTCGCTCAAGAAAGCCTGCGAGAACTTCTTGATTCGTCTGCTGGACGTCGACAACTGCCTTGGCATGCACTCATTCGCCGAGCTTCACGTATGCTCTGCGCTGGAGCGTGCGGCTTTGAGGATCATACTGAGCCGCTTTGAGGAACTTACACTTCAGGAGGAGTTCCTAGAGGTGGATTTCCAAAAGCTCATGGTGATATTAGCAACAGAAAACCTTAATGTATGGAAAGATGCAACGCTTTTGGACGCGGTGGTGAAATGGGTCGCCCACGATGCGTCTTCTCGAATAAACCACCTGAAAGAGCTTCTCAACTGCATCCATCTTGACATGAATGACGTATACCTCAAAACTGCTTTGGATCTACGCAAACGATGCTCTGAAAGCAAATTGCGATCTCTAATTCTCACCTCCTTGAAGCCAAGCAAAGGTTTCTTACATTGCTGCAAAAAACTAACATGCAGCTTGTATGTTATTGGTGGATATTACTGGCATCCGCTGTGTGAAGTCCACATGTGGGACCCCGTTTCCAACACGTGGGTTAAGGGCAAAGACATGCCAGACTTTGCAAGAGAGAGTTACAGTGTGGCACTTCTAGGTCCTGATATCTACGTGACCGGAGGATACAGGACAGAGACTGTAGATGCTTTAGAGACCGTGTGGATTTATAACACAGACTTGGATGAATGGACAGAAGGATGTCCAATGATCACAGCCAGATATTACCACTGCTCCGTGGCTTTACGTGGGTGTATATATGTCATAGGTGGATATACGGCAGGAGCTCCTACACGAGAAACTGAATTCTATGATCCCTTGAAGAAGATATGGTTCCCTGTGGCTGAAATGATACAAG GTGTGGGAAATGCAACCTCTTGCGTGGTGAATGACAGAATCTATGTAACTGGAGGGCATTATGGGTACAGAGGAACCTGCACTTACGAGAAGATTCAGACTTACCGGCCAGATATCAATGAGTGGAGCATCACAACGATATGTCCACATCCTG AGTACGGTCTTTGCTCGGTCTCCTTAAACAATAAGCTTTATCTGGTCGGCGGTCAGACCACCATCACGGATTGCTACGACCCCGAGCAAAATGAATGGAGACAGATGTGTGCGATGAAAGAGAGAAGGATGGAGTGTGGATCGGCCGTTATAAATGGCTGCATCTATGTAGCAGGAGGGTATTCGTACTCTAAGGGGACGTATCTGCAGAGTATAGAGAGGTACGACCCTGAGATAGACTGCTGGGAGATTGTGGGGAACCTCCCATCGGCCGCACGCTCACACGGCTGCGTTTGTGTGTTCAGCGTGTGA